One Chitinophagaceae bacterium C216 genomic window carries:
- the cymR gene encoding HTH-type transcriptional regulator CymR, which translates to MKITAQEEYGLRILIRIASCKSGEGMSIPQLSETEQLSQHYIAKLTRLLRMANFIRSTPGNKGGYVLARPASEIIIKNVLEALGTPLDKEFTDETGAVMRFCTNSVDCSSRSLWQMIQMTVNNLLERITLQDLVTENANRDTIFDKLSKEFLV; encoded by the coding sequence ATGAAAATTACTGCTCAGGAAGAGTACGGATTGCGGATTCTCATACGCATCGCCTCCTGCAAAAGCGGCGAAGGTATGAGTATTCCACAACTCAGTGAAACGGAACAGCTCAGTCAGCATTACATAGCCAAACTAACCCGTCTGTTGAGGATGGCTAATTTTATCCGTAGTACCCCGGGTAATAAGGGAGGCTACGTATTGGCCCGCCCGGCATCGGAAATTATTATTAAAAATGTTTTGGAAGCGTTGGGCACCCCGCTCGACAAAGAATTTACGGATGAAACCGGTGCCGTAATGCGGTTTTGTACCAATTCGGTGGATTGTTCATCCAGGTCTCTCTGGCAAATGATTCAAATGACGGTAAATAACTTGCTGGAACGCATTACTTTACAAGATCTGGTTACTGAAAATGCCAATCGCGACACTATTTTTGATAAACTCAGTAAAGAATTTTTGGTATAA
- the sufT gene encoding Fe-S protein maturation auxiliary factor SufT: MTEAEIREKIIETLKGIYDPELPVNIYDLGLIYKIEINDDHNVFILMTLTAPGCPAAQTLILEVDEKVRQLEGVNDVLVTLTWDPPWEKSMMSEAAQLELGFL; encoded by the coding sequence ATGACTGAAGCCGAAATACGAGAAAAAATCATTGAAACACTCAAGGGTATATACGATCCCGAGCTGCCCGTAAATATTTACGACCTGGGATTGATATATAAAATTGAAATCAATGACGATCATAACGTTTTTATCCTCATGACGCTCACGGCTCCCGGCTGTCCGGCCGCACAAACTCTTATATTAGAAGTGGATGAAAAAGTAAGACAGCTTGAGGGGGTAAACGATGTGTTGGTCACCTTAACTTGGGATCCACCATGGGAGAAAAGCATGATGAGCGAAGCAGCTCAACTCGAACTAGGTTTTTTATAA